A region of the Deltaproteobacteria bacterium genome:
GTCTCGGCCCGAGTTCGCGTGGGCAAGTAAGGAGGATGACGCAATGAAACAACTTGGACTCATGATTGATATGGACCGCTGCATCGGCTGCAAGACCTGCATCGTGGCATGCCGAAATCACCACGGTATTGTGGACCACGAGAACTGCATGCCCGGGGAAATCCCCTTTTATATCCGGTTGGAATCCGCCACCGAGGGCACGTATCCCAAACTCAGCGAGCGCTGCTGGGTGGTGCCCTGCCAACACTGCAAAAATCCCGAGTGTATCAAAGCCTGTCCCAATGGAGCCATCACCAAGGATCCCCAAAACGGCATCGTGCGCATCGACAAGGCCACATGCAAGGGATCGGGAAAGTGCATTGAGGCCTGCCCCTACGGGGTCATCCAGTTTGACAAGAAGGCTAGGTACGCACACAAGTGTGACCTGTGTTACGATCGGGTCGTCTTTGGAGAGAAGCCCGTGTGCGTGGAGGCCTGCATGACTGACGCATTGAGCTTCGGCGAGCTCGAAGAACTCAAGCAGCGGGCCAAGGAAGCCGGTCGGGATATTGACAAGAAGATGAGCGCCATGAGTGTGGTTTACTTGAAGCCCACGCCCAAGAATACCCTGGCTGGCTAGACCCAGCGAAAATCGGCGCAAAGAAGACGGCCCGGGGTGAAAACCACCCCGGGCCGTTTCGTTTTCCCGAAGATGCGCTACTTGTCGCAGGGATAAATCGTGACCGTGCAGCCTACGCTGTCTGGAACATAGGTGAACTCTCCGCTCGTGTTATCTTGCGGATAGACAAAGAATCCGAATTTCCCCTTCTTGTCGGCCGTGGCCGCATCGTGCAGGGCCTTGGCGTAGCTGGTGAAGGAAGGCCCGGGATTGTCGGCCTGGGTCATGGTTTGCCAACCAGACCAGTTGGTCGTGCTGTTGAAAAGCTGCATACCGTTCCAGGGCAGGCTGGCCATGAAATCTCCATAGGAATACGGTGTCCAAGGGCCACCATGGGCG
Encoded here:
- a CDS encoding 4Fe-4S dicluster domain-containing protein gives rise to the protein MKQLGLMIDMDRCIGCKTCIVACRNHHGIVDHENCMPGEIPFYIRLESATEGTYPKLSERCWVVPCQHCKNPECIKACPNGAITKDPQNGIVRIDKATCKGSGKCIEACPYGVIQFDKKARYAHKCDLCYDRVVFGEKPVCVEACMTDALSFGELEELKQRAKEAGRDIDKKMSAMSVVYLKPTPKNTLAG